From Draconibacterium halophilum, one genomic window encodes:
- a CDS encoding sensor histidine kinase: MKTVFRKYTFLMALLIILALLATQIKWIVYSIRFQDKVFEKSVELALSETMTTLTADKPLCNKVKACLECDSVRLKTQLTTSGVWQKIHDAIEDELKSYDIDLEYEMYILENNSEELKRLEAEYYNGLYYSRCMGGILGQTGYQLVVEFPSRTRFFFATAGYMFLGSVILILLLIVALLYLLRIYNREIRIARHTKELLNNVSHEFKTPLSSIALASNMIRKKRYGDDDTKLTSYAELITKENRKLQNLVESLLRLEAVERNEFDYNKEKASIEDVVKEAASTCEMLINEQFGQITYDFESGDNQVFIDRMHFVNVFVNLLSNAIKYSKRAPDIAVKTRVENENLVILVIDNGIGIPVKFQKYIFDKYYRVPTGDVHNAKGFGIGLAYVKQIVEAHNGTIAVESTSDEGTVFKIELPLEKS; the protein is encoded by the coding sequence GTGAAAACAGTATTCAGAAAATATACATTTTTGATGGCCTTGCTGATTATTCTGGCACTGCTGGCAACCCAAATAAAATGGATCGTTTATTCCATTCGCTTTCAGGACAAGGTTTTTGAGAAAAGTGTTGAATTAGCTCTTAGTGAAACGATGACTACGTTGACAGCTGATAAGCCACTTTGTAATAAGGTAAAAGCTTGTTTGGAATGCGATTCGGTTCGTTTAAAAACACAATTAACAACTTCCGGAGTTTGGCAGAAGATACATGATGCAATTGAGGATGAGCTAAAATCATATGATATTGACTTGGAGTATGAAATGTATATTCTGGAAAATAATTCGGAAGAGTTAAAAAGGTTGGAGGCCGAATACTATAATGGTTTGTATTATTCGCGATGTATGGGAGGAATACTGGGACAAACCGGTTATCAACTGGTCGTGGAATTTCCGTCGCGAACCCGCTTTTTCTTTGCCACAGCGGGTTATATGTTTCTTGGTTCGGTAATACTAATCCTTCTGTTAATTGTTGCGCTGCTTTACCTGTTGCGGATTTACAACCGCGAAATACGTATTGCAAGGCATACAAAAGAGCTGCTGAATAATGTAAGTCACGAGTTTAAAACACCATTGTCGTCTATTGCACTGGCATCGAATATGATCCGCAAAAAACGTTATGGCGATGATGATACAAAATTGACGAGTTATGCCGAGCTGATAACAAAAGAAAACCGCAAACTGCAAAATCTGGTTGAGAGCTTATTACGGCTTGAAGCTGTGGAACGAAATGAATTTGATTACAACAAAGAAAAAGCATCAATAGAGGATGTGGTGAAAGAAGCCGCGTCGACTTGCGAAATGTTGATTAATGAGCAGTTCGGACAAATAACTTATGATTTTGAATCGGGAGACAACCAGGTGTTTATCGACCGGATGCATTTTGTAAATGTATTTGTCAACTTGCTTTCGAATGCCATAAAATATTCAAAACGTGCGCCCGATATTGCCGTTAAAACACGCGTTGAAAACGAAAACCTGGTGATTTTGGTAATAGATAATGGAATTGGTATTCCGGTTAAATTTCAAAAGTATATTTTTGATAAGTATTACAGGGTGCCAACAGGCGATGTGCATAACGCCAAAGGTTTTGGAATTGGGCTGGCCTACGTAAAACAAATTGTTGAAGCGCATAACGGAACCATTGCTGTTGAAAGCACAAGTGATGAAGGAACTGTTTTTAAGATTGAATTACCGCTGGAAAAATCATAA
- the hydF gene encoding [FeFe] hydrogenase H-cluster maturation GTPase HydF yields MRAPKSFRLHIGIFGRRNAGKSSLLNALTQQDVSIVSDVAGTTTDPVEKPMELLPLGPVLFIDTAGIDDVGALGEKRIAKTLAVFDRTDLGVIVSNFNDWGEYEESLIGEFNEREIPFVVVFNKCDLYEENFELIGALDGKKIKLVQTSVIEKTGLLDLRQLLLNSAPADFINRPSILGDLVGAGEAAVLVVPIDKEAPKGRLILPQVQSIRDLLDNDAFCMVVKERELREALSRFNKPPKLVVTDSQAFLKVAADTPPEIPLTSFSILFARHQGDLNEMVRGAMAIDELKTGDKVLIAEACSHHPIGEDIGTVKIPRWLTQYVGGKLQIDSTRGHDFPPNLSEYKLIIHCGACMWNRREMLSRIIKAKQAGVAITNYGLTIAYSLGIFERALEPFPAAMDIYKNGIGN; encoded by the coding sequence ATGAGAGCACCAAAATCATTTCGTTTACATATTGGAATTTTTGGCCGTAGAAATGCCGGCAAGTCAAGCCTATTAAATGCACTAACACAACAGGATGTATCCATTGTTTCGGATGTTGCCGGAACAACTACCGACCCGGTAGAAAAGCCAATGGAACTGCTTCCGTTGGGACCGGTACTTTTTATCGATACAGCTGGTATAGACGATGTTGGAGCGCTGGGCGAAAAACGAATTGCCAAAACTCTTGCCGTATTCGACCGAACAGATTTAGGAGTAATCGTCTCGAACTTTAACGATTGGGGAGAATACGAAGAATCACTGATCGGTGAGTTCAACGAACGGGAAATTCCGTTTGTAGTGGTTTTTAACAAGTGCGATCTTTACGAAGAAAACTTTGAACTTATTGGTGCCCTCGATGGGAAAAAGATAAAGCTGGTGCAGACTTCGGTAATTGAAAAAACAGGGTTACTTGATCTTCGCCAGTTATTGCTGAACTCAGCCCCGGCCGATTTTATTAACCGCCCCAGTATTTTAGGCGATCTGGTTGGAGCCGGAGAAGCTGCCGTTTTGGTGGTGCCCATAGATAAAGAAGCGCCAAAAGGCAGACTGATTTTGCCACAGGTGCAAAGTATCCGCGATTTGCTCGACAACGACGCATTCTGTATGGTGGTGAAAGAGCGTGAATTGCGCGAAGCATTGTCGCGGTTTAACAAGCCACCAAAACTGGTAGTTACCGATTCGCAGGCCTTTTTAAAAGTAGCTGCCGACACACCTCCCGAAATTCCGCTAACCTCGTTTTCCATTTTATTTGCACGCCACCAAGGCGATTTGAATGAAATGGTTCGCGGAGCAATGGCCATCGACGAGTTAAAAACCGGCGATAAAGTTTTGATTGCCGAAGCCTGCTCACACCATCCCATTGGTGAAGATATTGGCACGGTAAAAATACCACGCTGGCTCACTCAATATGTTGGCGGCAAGCTACAAATAGACAGTACACGCGGGCACGATTTCCCGCCAAACCTTTCGGAATATAAACTGATTATTCATTGTGGTGCCTGCATGTGGAACCGCCGCGAAATGCTGAGCCGTATTATAAAAGCTAAACAAGCAGGAGTTGCCATTACCAATTACGGATTAACCATTGCTTATTCATTGGGAATATTCGAACGTGCTTTAGAACCTTTTCCTGCAGCAATGGACATTTATAAAAATGGCATTGGGAATTAG
- a CDS encoding GxxExxY protein — translation MEFEELTHKIIGCAMQVHRTLGNGFQEVIYQRALALEFDHQGIEYDREKVMSIYYRDFEIGTRRVDFFVENKIMVELKAVIKLEDVHLAQAMNYLEAYHMKIGLLINFGSKSLTLKRVHNNNIM, via the coding sequence ATGGAATTTGAAGAATTGACGCACAAAATTATCGGTTGTGCCATGCAGGTTCACCGAACTTTAGGAAATGGTTTTCAGGAAGTAATCTATCAAAGAGCATTGGCGCTTGAATTCGATCACCAGGGAATTGAATACGATAGAGAAAAAGTAATGTCAATTTACTACCGTGATTTTGAAATTGGAACCCGCCGCGTAGATTTTTTTGTTGAAAATAAAATCATGGTGGAATTAAAAGCAGTTATAAAGCTTGAAGATGTGCATTTAGCTCAGGCAATGAATTATCTGGAAGCTTACCACATGAAGATTGGTCTACTAATAAATTTTGGAAGCAAGAGTTTAACATTAAAAAGAGTTCACAACAACAATATCATGTAA
- a CDS encoding aspartate ammonia-lyase has protein sequence MVNTREESDFIGKKQLPADELWGIHTARAVENFPISGQKVHPELIKAYGEVKLACAQTNNSLGFWDDNTKAEAIEKAAFEMSQGLLNEQILVDALQGGAGTSTNMNVNEVLANRALQILGKELGDYATVSPLDDINLHQSTNDTYPTALKVTAIRLLRELEQNVLNLQEAFQQKEKEFSHIVKIGRTQLQDAVLTTLGREMSAYAEALNRDRWRIYKCEERLRVVNLGGTAIGTGLGAPKQFIFRVVDKLRENTNIGLARSENLIDGTQNVDVFVEVSGILKACASNLLKISNDLRLLSSGPHAGLAEINLPQLQAGSSIMPGKVNPVIPEAVAQAAIKVMGNDQVIAQACSAGNLELNQFLPLIAHSFLESINLLKNASKIFSEKCVVGISANEVICRMNVDNSTATITALVPAIGYDRCSEIIKMAENSALSIKEAALLSGYLTDKEFEQLITPEAVCRLGN, from the coding sequence ATGGTCAATACAAGAGAAGAAAGTGACTTTATTGGAAAGAAGCAACTACCTGCGGATGAGCTTTGGGGCATTCATACGGCTCGCGCAGTGGAGAATTTCCCAATCTCGGGACAGAAAGTTCATCCTGAGCTAATTAAAGCTTATGGAGAAGTTAAGCTGGCCTGCGCACAAACCAATAATTCGCTTGGTTTTTGGGATGATAACACAAAAGCTGAAGCCATTGAAAAGGCCGCTTTTGAAATGAGCCAGGGACTACTGAATGAGCAAATTCTGGTGGATGCTTTGCAGGGCGGTGCAGGAACTTCTACCAATATGAATGTAAATGAAGTACTGGCCAATCGTGCCCTGCAAATTCTTGGAAAAGAATTAGGTGATTATGCCACTGTCTCTCCACTTGATGACATCAACCTACACCAAAGCACCAACGACACCTACCCCACTGCACTTAAAGTAACCGCTATTCGTTTATTGCGCGAACTGGAACAAAATGTGCTGAACCTGCAGGAAGCTTTTCAGCAAAAAGAAAAGGAGTTTTCGCACATTGTGAAAATAGGACGCACGCAGTTGCAAGATGCCGTGCTGACGACGCTTGGCCGCGAAATGAGTGCTTATGCCGAAGCACTGAACCGCGATCGCTGGCGCATTTATAAATGCGAAGAACGTTTGCGCGTTGTAAATCTTGGTGGAACAGCCATCGGAACCGGGCTTGGTGCGCCGAAACAATTTATTTTTAGGGTAGTCGACAAGCTGCGTGAAAACACAAATATCGGTTTGGCACGCAGCGAAAACCTGATTGACGGCACACAAAATGTTGATGTATTTGTTGAAGTTTCAGGTATTTTAAAAGCATGTGCTTCCAATTTATTAAAGATTAGCAACGATCTTCGTTTGTTATCGAGCGGCCCACACGCAGGGCTGGCTGAAATTAATTTACCACAACTTCAGGCCGGCTCATCAATTATGCCGGGAAAAGTAAATCCGGTTATTCCTGAAGCAGTTGCACAGGCTGCCATAAAAGTAATGGGTAACGATCAGGTTATTGCCCAGGCCTGTAGCGCCGGAAATCTTGAACTCAACCAGTTTTTGCCACTTATCGCTCACAGCTTCCTCGAGTCGATCAATCTGCTTAAAAATGCAAGCAAAATATTTAGCGAAAAATGTGTGGTTGGGATTTCGGCCAATGAGGTTATTTGCCGGATGAATGTAGATAACTCAACCGCTACCATTACCGCACTTGTTCCTGCCATTGGATACGACCGCTGTTCCGAGATCATCAAAATGGCTGAAAACAGTGCTTTGTCAATTAAAGAAGCAGCCTTATTATCAGGATATTTAACGGATAAAGAGTTTGAACAATTGATTACTCCTGAAGCCGTTTGCCGGTTAGGCAACTAA
- a CDS encoding TM1266 family iron-only hydrogenase system putative regulator, which yields MKRLGFVGIIIENREKSSESVNHVLSQYSELILARTGLPNAKENYSVITLVIDATTDELGQLTGKLGNIPGVSVKSGLAKK from the coding sequence ATGAAACGACTGGGTTTTGTGGGTATAATAATTGAAAACCGCGAAAAATCATCAGAAAGCGTAAACCATGTTCTGAGTCAATACTCTGAACTCATTCTGGCCCGCACCGGGCTGCCCAACGCAAAAGAAAACTATTCCGTTATTACACTGGTAATTGATGCCACAACCGACGAGCTGGGCCAATTAACCGGGAAACTAGGAAACATTCCGGGTGTATCTGTAAAATCTGGTCTCGCCAAAAAATAG
- the hydE gene encoding [FeFe] hydrogenase H-cluster radical SAM maturase HydE, giving the protein MIGLDKQEIIQLLKATGEERTALLTRAQEVKVKETGNKVYFRGLVEFSNICAKDCLYCGIRKGNEKVIRYDVSDDEILESCRFAWENNFASVVLQSGELSSPTFIKRVDDLLKKIKQISNGELGITLSCGEQSQETYRRWFESGAHRYLLRIESSNRELYYKIHPENEIHSFEKRIEALRSLKNTGYQVGTGVMIGLPFQTYEHLADDLLFFKKLDIDMCGMGPYIEHEDTPLYQHRHLLKTKQERFDLALNMIAVLRLLMPDINIAAATALQAIDPAGREKALAIGANVIMPNLTPTAYREEYQLYEDKPCLDEDAELCRNCLEARIHMAGSEIGYGEWGDSKHFYIRSKKQPETKG; this is encoded by the coding sequence ATGATTGGTTTGGATAAACAGGAAATCATACAATTACTAAAAGCCACAGGTGAAGAGCGGACTGCACTTTTAACTCGGGCGCAGGAGGTGAAGGTAAAAGAAACCGGGAATAAAGTTTATTTCCGTGGTTTGGTTGAGTTCTCGAATATCTGCGCGAAAGACTGTTTGTATTGCGGCATTCGTAAAGGAAACGAGAAAGTTATTCGTTATGATGTAAGCGATGACGAAATACTGGAATCGTGTCGTTTTGCCTGGGAGAATAATTTTGCCTCGGTAGTGTTGCAGTCGGGGGAATTATCGTCGCCGACATTTATTAAAAGGGTAGACGATTTGCTGAAAAAAATCAAGCAAATTTCGAATGGCGAATTGGGAATTACACTCAGTTGTGGCGAGCAAAGCCAGGAAACGTATCGTCGTTGGTTCGAAAGTGGTGCTCACCGGTATTTGTTGCGTATTGAATCATCGAACCGGGAATTGTATTACAAGATCCATCCTGAAAATGAAATTCATTCATTTGAAAAACGAATTGAAGCGCTTAGAAGTCTGAAAAATACAGGTTACCAGGTGGGAACGGGGGTGATGATTGGTTTGCCTTTTCAAACCTACGAACACCTTGCCGATGATCTTTTGTTTTTCAAAAAACTAGATATTGATATGTGTGGAATGGGGCCATACATCGAGCACGAAGACACGCCCTTATATCAACACCGGCATCTGCTGAAAACAAAGCAGGAACGTTTTGATCTGGCATTGAACATGATTGCGGTTTTACGCTTATTAATGCCCGATATTAATATTGCTGCAGCCACTGCTTTGCAGGCCATTGATCCGGCCGGACGTGAAAAAGCACTGGCCATTGGTGCCAATGTAATTATGCCGAATCTAACGCCAACTGCATATCGCGAAGAGTATCAGCTTTACGAGGATAAACCTTGTTTGGATGAGGATGCCGAATTGTGCCGCAATTGTCTGGAGGCAAGAATCCACATGGCCGGTTCGGAAATAGGTTATGGCGAATGGGGCGACTCGAAACACTTTTACATACGTAGCAAAAAACAACCTGAAACAAAAGGTTGA
- the hydG gene encoding [FeFe] hydrogenase H-cluster radical SAM maturase HydG, giving the protein MYNVPADFINEAKVWETLEHNKNPEPAQIREVLAKAAGMKGLNLADVAILTSISDPEMLAELFNTANTVKETIYGKRLVLFAPLYISNLCANECLYCAFRATNKEIDRHALSQEHIARETEVLINQGHKRVLLVAGESYPKKGFDYVLESIRSVYSVKNEHGEIRRVNINVAPLTVDEFKQVKAEGIGTYQIFQETYHRETYQKVHVGGKKRDYNWRVWALHRAMEAGIDDVGIGVLFGLFDYRFEIMAMMQHIFELEEKFGVGPHTISVPRMEPATNSDIASHPPFPVSDIDFRKIVAILRLAVPYTGIIMSTRETAKMRRDTFALGVSQISAGSKTNPGGYEEDDAISGQFSLGDHRPLDEVIRDVASMGYIPSFCTACYRMGRTGQDFMDLAKPGDIRLHCGPNGLSSFKEYLQNYASPETREIGDKLIHETIAGLTGVAKQRAEKLVNRVKAGRDDVYC; this is encoded by the coding sequence ATGTATAACGTACCTGCCGATTTTATCAACGAAGCCAAAGTTTGGGAAACACTGGAGCACAACAAAAATCCCGAGCCCGCACAAATTAGGGAAGTACTGGCAAAAGCTGCCGGAATGAAAGGTTTAAACCTTGCTGATGTCGCTATTTTAACTTCGATAAGCGATCCCGAGATGCTGGCAGAACTTTTTAATACGGCCAACACCGTTAAAGAAACCATTTATGGCAAAAGACTGGTGTTGTTTGCTCCACTTTACATTTCGAATTTATGCGCAAACGAATGTTTGTACTGTGCTTTCAGGGCAACAAATAAGGAAATCGACCGCCATGCACTATCGCAGGAACACATTGCGCGCGAAACAGAAGTGCTCATTAACCAAGGACACAAACGAGTATTGCTTGTCGCCGGTGAGTCGTATCCGAAAAAAGGATTCGATTATGTTTTGGAATCAATTCGAAGCGTTTACAGCGTTAAAAATGAACACGGAGAAATTCGCCGGGTGAATATAAATGTGGCTCCGCTAACGGTTGATGAATTTAAACAGGTAAAAGCAGAAGGTATTGGGACCTACCAAATTTTTCAGGAAACCTACCACCGCGAAACCTACCAAAAAGTACACGTTGGCGGTAAAAAACGTGACTATAACTGGCGAGTTTGGGCTTTACACCGCGCCATGGAAGCCGGTATCGATGATGTAGGAATTGGCGTATTGTTTGGCCTGTTTGACTATCGTTTTGAGATAATGGCGATGATGCAGCATATTTTTGAGCTGGAAGAAAAGTTTGGGGTTGGCCCGCACACCATCAGTGTTCCGCGCATGGAACCTGCAACCAACAGCGACATTGCATCGCATCCGCCATTCCCTGTTTCTGATATCGATTTCCGCAAGATTGTGGCCATTCTTCGTTTGGCAGTTCCTTATACCGGGATCATTATGTCGACACGAGAAACCGCAAAAATGCGCCGCGATACTTTTGCATTGGGAGTTAGCCAAATCTCGGCGGGGAGTAAAACCAATCCCGGAGGATACGAGGAAGATGATGCAATCTCAGGCCAGTTTAGTCTTGGCGATCATCGCCCGCTTGATGAAGTGATTCGCGATGTAGCATCAATGGGTTACATTCCGTCGTTCTGCACAGCGTGTTACCGTATGGGAAGAACAGGACAGGATTTTATGGACCTGGCCAAACCGGGAGACATTCGGTTACATTGTGGTCCAAACGGACTCAGTTCGTTTAAAGAATACTTGCAAAACTATGCATCGCCGGAAACACGTGAAATTGGCGATAAATTAATTCACGAGACAATTGCTGGATTAACCGGCGTAGCAAAACAACGCGCCGAAAAACTTGTAAACCGCGTAAAAGCCGGACGCGATGATGTTTATTGTTAA
- a CDS encoding SGNH/GDSL hydrolase family protein yields the protein MSRILFLFLMLAGLACTEKENPVIMIEEPRPENPNKEENKNSELDYLALGDSYTIGESVEESKRFPVQLVDRLKAEGFEMQPAKIVARTGWTTDELAAAIENEELKESYNLVTLLIGVNNQYRGRSADDYRGEFRKNLQTAIQYAGNKAQNVIVISIPDYGVTPFGKSRNPEQIAKEIDEYNAINFQESQQANVRYVEITAISREALNDETLVASDGLHPSGEMYRRWVEKVLPEAKEILESQN from the coding sequence ATGAGCCGGATACTATTTTTATTTTTAATGCTTGCAGGACTGGCCTGTACCGAAAAAGAAAATCCAGTAATTATGATTGAAGAACCGCGCCCGGAGAATCCTAACAAAGAAGAAAATAAAAACTCAGAATTGGACTATCTCGCGTTAGGAGATTCATATACAATTGGAGAGAGCGTGGAGGAAAGTAAGCGTTTTCCGGTTCAGTTAGTTGATCGATTAAAAGCTGAAGGTTTTGAAATGCAACCTGCAAAAATTGTTGCCCGCACCGGCTGGACAACCGATGAATTGGCCGCTGCCATCGAAAATGAGGAATTAAAAGAATCATACAACCTGGTAACCTTACTGATTGGCGTGAATAACCAATATCGTGGAAGAAGCGCTGATGATTACCGGGGCGAGTTCAGAAAAAATCTGCAAACAGCTATTCAATATGCCGGCAACAAAGCTCAAAATGTAATTGTTATTTCAATCCCCGATTATGGTGTTACCCCTTTTGGAAAAAGCCGCAATCCGGAACAAATTGCTAAAGAAATTGACGAATACAACGCCATAAATTTTCAGGAGTCCCAGCAAGCGAATGTACGTTACGTGGAAATAACAGCCATTTCGCGCGAGGCGCTTAACGATGAAACGCTGGTTGCTTCCGATGGCCTGCATCCGTCGGGAGAAATGTACCGGCGCTGGGTAGAAAAGGTTCTTCCTGAAGCCAAAGAAATACTCGAAAGCCAAAACTAA
- a CDS encoding response regulator transcription factor — translation MMDEKNLNIILVEDDHNLGFLLEEFLKSRGVGVTRYRDGEEGLEGFKKTGDFNFCIFDVMLPKMDGFSLAKKVKAVQPEIPVIFLTARAMKEDKMKGYTIGADDYITKPFDEDELWCKIVAISKRSDFIQEETESVYQVGAYEFDYENLSLSLNGNVKRLTTREAEVLLMLCKEKKNVVRREQILTAIWGENDYFAGRSLDVFISKLRKYFAGDPSISIENVVKVGYILHC, via the coding sequence ATGATGGACGAAAAAAACCTGAATATTATTTTAGTTGAAGACGACCACAATCTTGGATTTCTGTTGGAGGAATTTTTAAAGAGTCGTGGTGTTGGTGTTACCCGGTATCGCGATGGAGAAGAAGGTTTGGAAGGATTTAAAAAAACAGGAGATTTTAACTTTTGTATTTTCGATGTGATGTTACCCAAAATGGATGGTTTTTCGCTGGCTAAAAAAGTGAAAGCTGTTCAGCCTGAAATTCCGGTGATTTTTCTTACGGCACGCGCCATGAAAGAGGATAAAATGAAAGGGTATACCATTGGTGCCGACGATTACATTACCAAACCTTTTGATGAGGACGAGTTGTGGTGTAAAATTGTGGCCATTAGTAAACGCAGCGATTTTATCCAGGAAGAAACCGAAAGTGTTTACCAGGTGGGTGCTTATGAATTCGATTATGAAAATCTTTCGCTGAGTTTAAACGGAAATGTAAAACGCCTTACAACACGAGAGGCCGAAGTGTTACTTATGCTTTGCAAGGAAAAAAAGAATGTGGTTCGACGCGAGCAGATCTTAACTGCTATTTGGGGAGAGAACGATTACTTTGCCGGACGAAGCCTCGATGTATTTATCTCGAAACTTAGAAAATACTTTGCCGGAGACCCTTCAATCTCTATCGAGAATGTGGTAAAAGTGGGTTATATTTTACATTGCTAG
- a CDS encoding SulP family inorganic anion transporter: MRFEFKFIDKKQGSIKDDILSGFTVALALVPEAVAFSFVAGVSPIVGLYGAFMMGLITSIFGGRPGMISGATGAMAVVMVSLIQKGNAMGDGQGLQYLFATLILAGTIQALFGVFKLGKFIRLVPHSVMMGFVNGLAIVIFLSQLNMFKADGEWLSGTPLYTMLGLVGITMVIMVVLPKLSKAIPAALVGILVVTAIVIFGNIETETVKSFIQSGGGDSIKAGLPTFNVPIIPFNLHTIELIFPYALILAAVGLIESLMTLNLVDELTETRGSGNRECAAQGVANIVNGFFGGMGGCAMIGQSIINIKSGGRGRLSGIFAAIMLLMFILVASTYIEMIPIAALVGVMFMVVIGTFAWSTFNVINKIPVSDLIVIILVTALTVIFDLAIAVLAGVVVSALVFSWENAKRIRARKKVDEHGIKHYEIFGPLFFGSTTQFQTKFDIQNDPNEVIVDFKESRIMDQSAIEAVNKLAERYQKAGKTIHLRHLSRDCIKLVKKAEAICDVNVVEDPNYFVAIDNYNKLTKLQDKLNGKI, encoded by the coding sequence ATGAGATTTGAATTTAAATTTATAGATAAGAAGCAGGGAAGCATAAAAGATGATATTCTTTCGGGATTTACCGTGGCTCTGGCACTGGTGCCCGAAGCTGTAGCTTTTAGTTTTGTGGCGGGCGTATCGCCAATCGTTGGGTTGTACGGTGCTTTTATGATGGGACTGATCACCTCTATTTTTGGTGGCCGCCCCGGAATGATCTCCGGAGCAACCGGCGCAATGGCAGTTGTTATGGTTAGCCTAATCCAGAAAGGAAACGCCATGGGCGACGGACAAGGATTACAATACCTTTTTGCTACATTAATACTTGCCGGAACTATACAGGCGCTTTTCGGAGTTTTTAAACTGGGAAAGTTCATCCGTTTGGTTCCGCACTCGGTAATGATGGGATTTGTAAATGGATTGGCCATTGTAATTTTCCTTTCGCAACTTAATATGTTTAAAGCCGATGGTGAATGGTTAAGCGGAACACCTTTGTACACCATGCTTGGTTTAGTTGGAATTACCATGGTAATTATGGTTGTTCTGCCCAAACTCAGCAAAGCTATACCGGCTGCACTGGTTGGAATATTAGTTGTTACTGCAATTGTAATCTTTGGGAACATTGAAACGGAGACAGTAAAAAGTTTCATCCAAAGTGGAGGTGGCGATAGTATTAAAGCCGGATTACCGACTTTTAATGTGCCTATAATTCCGTTCAATTTACACACCATCGAATTGATTTTTCCTTATGCGCTGATTCTGGCTGCTGTTGGATTAATCGAATCGTTAATGACCCTGAACCTGGTTGACGAACTTACAGAAACCCGTGGTAGCGGTAACCGCGAATGTGCCGCCCAGGGAGTTGCCAACATTGTCAACGGATTTTTTGGAGGAATGGGTGGCTGTGCGATGATCGGGCAAAGTATCATCAATATTAAATCGGGTGGACGTGGTCGTTTATCAGGAATTTTTGCAGCCATTATGTTGCTGATGTTTATCCTGGTTGCATCTACCTACATTGAAATGATTCCGATTGCCGCGCTGGTTGGTGTAATGTTTATGGTGGTTATCGGCACCTTTGCATGGAGTACTTTTAATGTTATCAATAAAATTCCCGTTTCCGACCTGATCGTAATTATTCTGGTTACAGCACTCACAGTAATTTTCGATCTGGCAATAGCAGTATTGGCTGGTGTTGTTGTTTCGGCACTGGTATTTTCATGGGAGAATGCCAAGCGTATTCGTGCACGTAAAAAAGTTGATGAGCACGGTATAAAACACTACGAGATTTTCGGGCCACTGTTTTTTGGCTCTACCACGCAGTTTCAAACTAAATTTGATATTCAGAACGACCCGAATGAAGTGATCGTTGATTTTAAAGAGTCGCGAATTATGGACCAATCAGCTATTGAAGCGGTGAACAAACTGGCCGAGCGTTACCAAAAAGCCGGTAAAACAATTCACCTGCGTCATTTAAGTAGAGACTGTATTAAACTGGTAAAAAAAGCAGAAGCCATTTGCGATGTAAACGTTGTGGAAGATCCAAACTATTTTGTGGCCATCGACAACTACAACAAGCTAACGAAATTACAGGATAAATTGAATGGAAAGATATAA